A part of Dasypus novemcinctus isolate mDasNov1 chromosome 5, mDasNov1.1.hap2, whole genome shotgun sequence genomic DNA contains:
- the LOC101441025 gene encoding translationally-controlled tumor protein-like → MFSDIYKIREIADGRCLEVEGKMVSRTEGSVDDSLIGGNASAEGPEGEGTESTVITGVDIVMNHHLQETSFTKEAYKKYIKDYMKSIKGKLEEQRPERVKSFMTGAAEQIKHILANFNNYQFFIGENMNPDGMVALLDYREDGVTPYMIFFKDGLEMEKC, encoded by the coding sequence ATGTTCTCCGACATTTACAAGATTCGGGAGATCGCGGACGGGCGGTGCCTGGAGGTGGAAGGGAAGATGGTCAGTAGGACAGAGGGTAGCGTTGATGATTCGCTCATTGGTGGAAATGCCTCCGCTGAAGGCCCCGAGGGCGAAGGTACCGAAAGTACAGTCATCACTGGTGTAGATATTGTCATGAACCATCACTTGCAGGAAACCAGCTTCACAAAGGAAGCTTACAAGAAGTACATCAAAGATTACATGAAATCAATCAAAGGCAAACTTGAAGAACAGAGACCAGAAAGAGTAAAATCTTTTATGACAGGGGCTGCAGAACAAATCAAGCACATCCTTGCTAATTTCAACAACTATCAGTTCTTTATTGGTGAAAACATGAATCCAGATGGTATGGTTGCTCTCCTGGACTACCGTGAGGATGGTGTGACCCCATACATGATTTTCTTTAAGGATGGTTTAGAAATGGAGAAATGTTAA